ctgcttcgcaggagttcTCGTTCCGTTGCAACATCTGTCGTCCAAAaattcaaacaaaaaacaaccTTAATAAACAGTCTCTACGTTACTTCTTTGGTATAATCTGGCCAATGTGCCTTCGTAAGCTCACGCTGCCAACCTTCTACTCCTTttatctgctgcttccgCCTATCAGCTCGGCCAACCAGCTCCATTCGTTACCTATCACCAAACTCTAAAGGGTATTGTTGAGCCCAAATGATAAATCACTCCTAATCCCCTTTTTCATTTCCCCTCCCTGTTCAACAACTCACCGCTCACCTCCTGCTGGTCTTTCTCCCAACTGCATCATCCTGTCCAGGCAGCCATTTTTCCCTGCTTGCTTGCCTGCTAACAGGTGGATCAAGCCAGCTTGCAGTGAAAAAGCAGCCCGTTTTCTaaactcccaactgcaCAGACCGGCATCTCACCCGACCAACACCACCGCGAAACTCGCACGAAAATGCATCACAGTTGATAGACATAATCCGATGTTTTACCGGCGATCTATCAATTAAATGCCGCCTCGAGAAAATGACATCAGAATAAAGGggtaaaaacaaatttaTAGCGGGGGTCATCGTATCACAACCAAAACATGATCCAGCCGAGCCCGCCGGCCGAGATCAGACCAATAAGCCGAACAAACATTATTGATCAAATTCATAGATTGGATCCTCAGCTTAAAACAACATGCCACTGTGATTTATAGTCATGTCATCGCTGCCAGCGGGTATCACTTTCCACCGGGTATTGGATGTAAAGTGTGGAGTATACTTAACAAGAACCGGTTCCGTTAAAAATGGGACCGACTAGATAGCACAAGTTCTAATTGTATACTCTAAAGTATAATATTTAGAAATATAATGTGAATAATCCAATAGATCAATACCAATCTGATCTGTCTCTGTCAAATCAACCAAGGGTAAAATGTATTTCCATCATCACTCTCACAGGGTATAGCTATATATTTCATGATGATCTCTCCAGAGTATTCTCTAAACACTTGAACGCTTGTATAACGACTTAGCTCTTTAATAGTCTTCCTCCTAGAAAGTACAATTCTCTGTTCCTTGTGTCATTCCATGTACCATTAATCCTCTGGTTCGGTTTATGAGTCCCTTATGAGTCCCTCCGATGTATCATGTACCAATGTAATATTCAATCCTTCATATCCCTACAACCTCACAGTCATCATTTCAGTTACTTACCATCACAGATGATTTACCAAATGCCATGATATCGTAGATTcgcaattttttttttttcaagttgtaattttttttttgggatttTCTGGTTTGCTGGTCCTTGGCGGACTTCGGTTTGTTCACTATTAGTCAAATGCTCTGTTTAAAGCGGTGTATACTATTGCAAGTGTGCCAGGGGCTGGTCGCTATCTATCCGGAGTGTGCCTCACAATTGAGACTCTTCATGAATCAACAAAAACCCATAGAAGAACCACCTTTTTTTACAATGAAATGTCGACTTTGTGATACAAGAAAAAAGTACAAGTTTACGAGGCAATTTTAAAATGCAACTCACCTAACACTTACTGACCGCAGCTCACTGTACTCACAGTCTATCTGCACTGCACGTCAACAAACGGTAGTCCTAATTAAACCTGAAATGACGGCTGCAGCTCTTTCTTGCAACCCAACGCACTCTGCCAGGAGGTACACTAACTAAACTTACTAGGAAAACACGCCGATTGACTTGAGATTACTGAATCCGAATCCGCAAGTGCTGCAAAATCGCCTGATGAATCGACTGATATATCCCAACCAGCAATGAAAACTACAGCGTGGCTGTTGAATTAAGATTACAATTAGCCCTACAATTGCTCCTGCAATTAAACCTGCCGAGCTTGAAAATCACTGCCGTCGAATATTTACTTAGCGGGTCTCACAGGGGGTGAGTGTTGAACAGGTAGGAGTATCTATTAGTTCGAGATGGAAATAATCGACAAATTGACTGATTGATGGACTGGTTGGCTGAttgattggttgatttgttAGTGAGCAATTTGTGTTTCAccaattgattgattgactaTTTACCAAGTCAAGCTGAGTCCAAATTATAAGTGAGTTCTGTTGAGAAAATGGAACCGAATCGAGACGACTAGAATCCCGAGCCGGTGCAGTGCAGTGGCTGATTTAAATGCCGTAGCCTAGTATATATAATACGTCGATGGAGAAACGAAATAAATGGAGACACGGAACAGAAGCAATGGgtgaaataataaaaatagaacAACTAGAATAGAAGCACTAATCGAAGCAGTAGTCGAAGCAGAAATAGGAGCAGAAAtagatatataaaaaaaacagtGATAATAGCTGCGACAAGCTAGTAAAAGACAAAAAAGACAGCAAGACAGCAAGATAAATTGACAAAAGgtcgagaaaaaaaatttaaagtAATAAAGTAACAGGCAGGGCGATAAAATACAGAAAGAAATAAGAACTGAGGGAAACCggaaaaatattaataaaatgGCAAGTCAAGccaaatataaaatcaACTTTAGCGTCTAGTGACAATAGTAGTAATACCctgttttgatttatttatttcccTACAAGTATAACAATAAGCTGGCTGGTTTTATTAGCTAAGAGACCATACCACGGTAGTTACAGTTACCACAGAGCCCAGTTACCTGACACACACACACGCACTCTCTCGCTCACTCACACACCAGCTCCTTCACCGTCGACCAGCACGACAGTGCGTATCTGCACGGTCAGAGCTATAAATTGtatatttttaattgtATAATTGTTTTTTCGGCATGCTGGATATTCTGTTTtgtggttttatttttttcctttttctgCACCACCAACCCAGTAGGTTaattataaaaataataatgacaTGGGTAGCGTCCAATTTAATTGCTGTAAATTTGGCACTGCTTGACTTACTCTGGTAGGATTGGATCCACTCCCAATTTCCCTCTGTTGCTGCAACAACCATCGCCCCTCTGCACATCCATGCAGGCTCCACCAAAACCCCCCTTCACCGactctcgcttcgcgagaggagccacggggtctggggcagagccccagccgccggaggcagcgtgggCACCCGGGatttgtgcctccggcggctggggctccgccccagaccccgtggctcctctcgcttcgcgagaGTCGGTGCTGCGGGGGTCAGGGGCAGGGCATTGGCTCGCTGTTTAATGTTTAACTTTGGGCTGGAGTTTAATATCGGGACCTGCTCCGGGTGAGCACCGGTCGTGTTCAGCTGCAAGGGGCGTCCCGGCCGGGTTAAACTAAGAGCCTAGGACCTAGGATTGACTGAGCTCGGCGTGTGAAGGCCCTGGTTGGAACGGGAGTGGGGATGGGAAGACGGTCTGGGTCTGTTGTTTAGTTAAATAGTTATCATGGGGTTGTATTTTAGATCTTGGAGTCTGATATTTGTGTGTATTGTGAATAGTTTCAGGCGGATAGCGTGCGAAATGAACCATAGATGATGCTTTTGTGTGATGAGACGGTACAAGGGATCAAATGACAGAGCCACTGTGCAGTTGCAACTCCATCTCGGTCACCAATCTCTTATTAATACGCCTTGATTTATATTGCCCAAGGCGTCACCTCATTTCTTATATTATTTGTATCACTGAATTGAATGATGTACATATATTTTTGTGTTCTACGTAAGTATGTATATCGTGTCTCGGCCCATGCCATTTAATCATTTACCTCGAAGTCTATTATCTGCTGTGTGATTCTATTTACAATTTTAGATATTTACCATTGCGTATATTTTAATTAGTGTATAGATTTTCCTTAAATTAGATTGTGTGGGCGCCAGGACAATTACTGGTCTCGGAGGTTACAGCCAAGTCGAAGCCTGTTCGTGGATGTTTCAGGTGTGTTCAGCCGTTAAACTTTAATTCATATTTAATTGATAGTATATCTCGCTTTTTTGTTCATCTTCGCGCAGTGTACTTACTGTTACCACTAATGTTACCGCCTGTTACTACTGCTACTCTACATTGACTTGTTTCGTCACGTCCACTTTGCTTGTTTCTCCCTTGCTTCTAGCAGTTATTCACAATCTAATCTAACGTTCTCGTTGGCTCTGTTGTCGTGGGTAACATTTCTTATATTTTAGTTTTTTGCCAGATATTACAATTAAATAGTTGAAAGTCTCAAACGAATAAactcaccaccaacaattGAACTTTTTTCTACGATAATTAATCAGCATTCTACAAATAGAAGCGGTCTGTGTACCTGCTAGTATCTGTATCTGATCGCTCTAGTTATAGCACGTCGAACACCACAGTTCCACCACACTAATCCAGTCACTATGacgtttatttattccttTCCCCTTCTCCTTTGTAACAGCGTCCTTTTTTCTCGAACAGACTTAGCTTCGCTAGTATTGTCGCTACATAGCTGCTAATGGTTTTGCGCTGCAGTTGATGACCTCAATCGAACCAGCCGCCATCTGCTAAACCTACCGTAATCTTATAATCTATAACTATACCCTATTCCAAAACCCACAGTAGTGGGCTCTGGCCAACCTCAATGTTCTAGCCAGTTGTGGTTCGGCTGCTGCAGAAATGCATAAGTTTCTGTGAATTAATTGGCTTCCATCCGCCTCCATGAGCGCTATTTATTTCCAGCAGAAGCACCTGTATCGCATGTGCAGCGCTAAGACTGCTTTCTTCTCCGATATTATTTCTCGCTTGCAGCAGTTTTAAGTTCTGCCAATTTCTGCCAATGTCCCTTTCTGCCCATCTGCCTTCTACTCCTGGCTTCGTCGGCCTGGCGACTGTCGATCTGGCCCTGGGCCTCCGACACCTCCTTATCCAGCACACGCTCCACTTACCAGATCCTGGGTCCAATCAGTCAAATTTTCCCCTGCCACCACCCCACACCTGCCAGCtatctcaggggtagctCTTATCTTCCTAAATTGACGTCTCCCTGCCCTGAATGCTTATCTCGCATGAACTATGCAGACTGATAAGCCACGGGTcctgactgcctccggcggctggggctccgccccagatcccgtggctcctctcgctgcgctcgagtcgaagTGTCGGGGTCCCTCTCGGGTTTTGGCAAGTGATAATGGTAATTTATTACATTTGGGATCAGGAGTGTTGAGGACAGTATCAGATTTCGGGGTTGCAAGGTTCTTCAGCATTCCCTCTTTCAATCTCTGGAGAGAAATTGGTAATCacctgcgaagcaggagccacggggtctggggcagagccacAGCTACCGGAAGCACGTCTCACCCGTACATTGAGAGAGTGCTCGGTTTCCTAccgaaatctcctgcgaagcaggagccacgggggtctggggcggagccccagccgccggaggcacatctgACGATGGGTTTGTTGCAATGTTTCTatgttaataaatagtttaGGCCAGCTGGTCGGTTAAAGGCGCCCAGGACCAGTACTGTAGACAGGTTCCGTATCCAGCAAAAAGTCCACCGGAGGGTGCCCATTCTAAGCATGTTACTGCAGAGGGGAAGAATGGGTACTTTCGGAGGGGcctgctggtgatattgtcTCCTGTCCAGATATTGTAAATGAAGACTTTGCCGTCGTCCGAGGCAACAGCGAAGTTTTTGCAAGCGCTGTCAACTGCGAACCCGTGGCGTGAAGTGTGTAGATTTGTGTAGCCATTATACGTGAGTACTGGCTTGCTTGGGGCCCCAAGGTTCTTGAGATAGGGTGATCGGGTCCTGTTAGAGGGTCCAGCCCCTGGTTTGACATATCGAAGATCATACAGGGCCAAGGTGTCTTCGAGGCCGCTCACAAGCAAGTATCGTGAGTCATTCAGAGACTTTACATGAGTCACAGCACTGGGATGAAACGCTTGTGTGACCGGTTTGGTGGGAGTCAGGTGCCGAGACGGGAGTCGTGGGTCTAATAGGTTGAGACTACCACTTCTGCACCCGGCAAGTAGTAAGTAGCTGTTTGCAGAACTGGGTGATTCATCGACATATTCTACAGCCAGCACATCGGATCCTGTATCAAACCGCTCTTTAAATGCCCCACTGACATATGGATGAATACAAAAAGCACAGGTATCAGCACCCACTGCAAGACGGGTGTAGGGACCAGAAGGGTCTTCACGAACAGCAGAGCAAAATGCACTTTTTCGTTCCGGTAATTTGAACTGTATATAGCTACTAGCATCGTTTGGTTTCATTATTGTACAACCTAGATGTCCACTCATTCCTGGTCCTCCTAAACTTGTAGTCACCATACTGTCTCCTGATAGTGACAACGAAGTGACTTCCGAGTTGAAACTTCCCAATAAATACGTCGAATTACTATTAGACGGCCTCACGATCAGCGATGTCGTGTCTGTCACCATTTCTTCTCCTGAGACTGCTGAACACTGTCCTTCTTTGGTGCCAAGAACGAGAACCTGCTCTTTCTGGCTCCATGAGATACATGCAAGATTATCGCTAGTCGAAGCCATTTCAAGACTCCAATGTGCTTGTTGGGACATGGCTGATATCAACATTGTACTATGGGCTGTGCGGTTGATTCGTGGGTTGACAGAGCTTGCTAGCATGTATCGCTTTATGCTGCTCCCACTACCATGTGGATATGGATACAGACTGGACATCAGACTGCCTTGTCTGTTCGAGGTATTTGAACAGCATGTGTGTACACCAAGTCCATTTCCAGGTCCATATTGTGAAGAATGACCAGACCGACTGGTTGTTCCATTTTGGTCGAcatttctcttctttcgtcttcttctcacTTCGGCCACCGCCGATATGCTATAATCGCTGGAACCCTGGCTTGTAGCTTGACCGGTGTTTATAATACGAAAATATCTCTTTCTGTCATTGTCATAGTAAAACCCAGGTAATTCTGGAACCACTGACATTTTACATTTAACTCCAAAACCGCAATAGTAATATTTAACAAAAATATGGTCTCAAAAATTTAATCTGAAACTGACTGACCTGCAAAATACGAACCGATCTTCTGGACCCAGAAATTCGTACTGTTTAGTTATAATTGTTCTGTCGGGTTATCGGGAATCtcaaaatgcaaaatatttattgccGTGAAacatcaataaataaatctgATCTTTACCTTTTACTACTCCAGTTTCTTATCTCTGCATAAAATATTCGACATCCGTCGGGAACGGTTCCGGATACTCGCCGCTGCTATCTTGTCAATTTGTGATAACATAACCCGAATCCACACGTCGATCCTAAAAATTAAAAGCTGCATAAAAGTCGGTGATCGGCGCATTTCAGGGACGCTCTCCACCTGATAGTGTATTTGAAACCTGCTAAAACATCATTTAACTGGTACATTTTACATGTTCACATGTTTTTATTTGGTTTTGCAATATACACAACACTGACGATATTTCTGAAAATATACCCAACTTAGCCTAACCTACTGCCTATTTGCTAATAGAATGGCACGAGCACCCTAACATGTGACtatgaaatatatttattattatattcgAACAAAATATTAGACTATGTCACGTTGTCTTCTCGTGCTGCGTTGAAACACGTTGCATGGCGACAATAAAGTCCTCAAATGATCgcttttccttcttctttggatTCTTCCCATGCATCAACCGGTCAAATGCAACTGAGTCCTGCATCAGATAGAATAATCCTCCGCAAACACAGAATATACCAAATGAGAATATCCATACTCTGACTACTGTAACAATAGAAGTTTGTCCGCCTACAAACCACCCGAATATACAAAATAGAGTTGCCAACACGTCAACCACGAAAACTGCTGCAACCAACTCCCATGATGGCAGCGACGACCAAAATGGCCCGTTGGCCCGTGTCACAAATATGAGCCAGTTTTCGGAGAGTGATATCTGGAGAAATAGAATTGGATCTACTTCTCCGAAATTCTGTATGATGCCACCTTTCGGTAAGAACATTGTCGTCAATGTGATCCATGTGCCAATTGCAAGCACAATGCCTAGTAAGATCGACATTCCCCAGAGTTTAGGTAGGTTCCACTTGACTGGTTTCTGAGAGTATGGGGCATTATCGTATGCAATTGCCAGTGTAGCAAGGTCTGCGAAAATGGCAATaaacaccaccagctcgATTTGAAGTGATTGATCCAAGATGGCAATCCACAATCCAAAGAATATTTCCAAATGCAAGGATAATGCAATTCTGTATACAATGTAAGAATACATTCGATGGAATATTTGTCGAGATGTCTTCAGTGCATCTATTATAGCTGATAGTCCTGGTGCTAGAAAGACAatatctgctgctgaccgTGCTGCGTCTGATGCCCCCTCCACAGCAATTCCAGTATCTGCCTTTTTCAAAGATGGAGCATCATTAACACCGTCTCCAGTCATGGCTACCAAGTGACCTCGTTGTTGAAGGATTTCTACAACGTTATACTTGTGTTGAGGGAACACTTCTGCAAACCCATCTGCTCCTTCGACAAAGTCATAGACTTGTGATCCATTCATGTCGCCTCCACCTCCAAGGCCCAGTCTCTCTGCATTGTAGATGTTGGTGCCTAGTCCGAGTTGTCGAGATGTCTCTTTGGCAATTCCTACTGCATCCCCAGTTAGCATCTTTATTGATAGTCCTAATTGTTTTGCTTCTTGAACTGTTTTAAATGTGTCGTGTCGAGGTGGGTCTGAGCAAGGTACAATGCCTAGGATCTCCCAGTATCCATTACCCCTCTTGCGGGCAACTCCAAGTGACCGGAATCCTCTACTAGCAAACTCTTCCACTCTGCTCTTGTATGCTTCATCAATGGACGTTGATATCTCGTGATCCTCGGCTACCGTTCTCAGCACAAACAAGGGAGCTCCTTTTACACAAGTTATCAATTCACCGGAAGGAgactcaacaacagctgtAACCTTTTTCGATACAGGATCAAAAGGGTGAAATTTAATTACTTTGTACTTTGTCAAGGCACTTTTAGCTCTAGGATATTCTCTCAATGACTTGAAAAATGCTTTGTCGATAGCGTCAAGccctttcttctttctcgaTGCTGCTAAACAGGCTGTCAACATAAGCTCTTCTGGTTCAACCCCATCAACTGTGAATGGAGTACCAAGAGATAGCTTGTTCTTTGTCAAAGTGCCGGTCTTGTCTGAGCATAGAATCTCGACACCAGCCAACGACTCAATTGCTGACAGTTTTTGAACTATAGCTCTCTTTTTTGCCAAATatgctgctcctactgCCATGGTCGTTGTGACGACTGCTGGTAGACCAACTGGAACTCCCACAATTGTAATTGCCAATGTGTATCGGAGAATCTTGACTATTGGATCTGACCTGTAGAAACAGGCCACCCATACTACTAAAAGTGTGACAATGACAAGAACAAGCAATGCTGAACCGATTCCATTTAAGACATCAGTGAAATGCCCACTTCCAGCCGACGCTTTATTAACTAAGGTGGCAGCTCTTCCAACATATGTCTGGTCTCCCGTAGCGGTAACTATCATGAATGTGCTGCCCCTCTTCACTGTAGACGACGCATACACGGTATCTCCGCAGCGTTTCTCCACAGCCAATGACTCGCCAGTTATTGCTGACTGATCAATTTGCAGGAAACAACCGGTGGTAACTAATCTTCCGTCAGCGGAAATTATAGTCccttcttcaatttgaaGAATTTCTCCTGGCACGATCTTAGCAGCATCCACTTCTTGCAGCAGTCCTTCTCGTAGAACCACTGCTTGTAACGCTAAtgttttcttcaactctTCAACTATTGATCCTGCCTGATATTCTTGAATAAATCCGACTGCGGCATTTAAGAGTAGTAAAGCACAGATAACCCCAAAGTCAACCCAATCTTTCAATCCAATAGCCAACAGCGCTGCTGCCTCCATAACAAATTGAATAGGACCAACAAAGAACAGTAAGAATTTGTAGTAAATGTTCACTTTTTCTTCAGACATCTTATTAAGCCCATATTTCTTTCGTCGCTTTGTAACCTCTTCTTTTGTGAGGCCCGTTTGGGGGTCTGTCTGTAGCAGTCCCTCAG
This is a stretch of genomic DNA from Sugiyamaella lignohabitans strain CBS 10342 chromosome C, complete sequence. It encodes these proteins:
- the PMA1 gene encoding H(+)-exporting P2-type ATPase PMA1 (Plasma membrane H+-ATPase; pumps protons out of the cell; major regulator of cytoplasmic pH and plasma membrane potential; P2-type ATPase; Hsp30p plays a role in Pma1p regulation; interactions with Std1p appear to propagate [GAR+]; GO_component: GO:0016021 - integral component of membrane [Evidence IEA,IEA]; GO_component: GO:0016021 - integral component of membrane [Evidence ISM] [PMID 12192589]; GO_component: GO:0016020 - membrane [Evidence IEA]; GO_component: GO:0045121 - membrane raft [Evidence IDA] [PMID 10716729]; GO_component: GO:0045121 - membrane raft [Evidence IDA] [PMID 15536122]; GO_component: GO:0005739 - mitochondrion [Evidence IDA] [PMID 16823961]; GO_component: GO:0005886 - plasma membrane [Evidence IEA,IEA]; GO_component: GO:0005886 - plasma membrane [Evidence IDA] [PMID 11739806]; GO_component: GO:0005886 - plasma membrane [Evidence IDA] [PMID 12469340]; GO_component: GO:0005886 - plasma membrane [Evidence IDA] [PMID 16622836]; GO_function: GO:0005524 - ATP binding [Evidence IEA]; GO_function: GO:0016887 - ATPase activity [Evidence IEA]; GO_function: GO:0019829 - cation-transporting ATPase activity [Evidence IEA]; GO_function: GO:0008553 - hydrogen-exporting ATPase activity, phosphorylative mechanism [Evidence IEA]; GO_function: GO:0008553 - hydrogen-exporting ATPase activity, phosphorylative mechanism [Evidence IDA] [PMID 17912695]; GO_function: GO:0016787 - hydrolase activity [Evidence IEA]; GO_function: GO:0046872 - metal ion binding [Evidence IEA,IEA]; GO_function: GO:0000166 - nucleotide binding [Evidence IEA,IEA]; GO_process: GO:0006754 - ATP biosynthetic process [Evidence IEA]; GO_process: GO:0006200 - ATP catabolic process [Evidence IEA]; GO_process: GO:0006812 - cation transport [Evidence IEA]; GO_process: GO:1902600 - hydrogen ion transmembrane transport [Evidence IEA]; GO_process: GO:0006811 - ion transport [Evidence IEA]; GO_process: GO:1902906 - proteasome storage granule assembly [Evidence IMP] [PMID 23690178]; GO_process: GO:0015992 - proton transport [Evidence IEA]; GO_process: GO:0015992 - proton transport [Evidence IDA] [PMID 8396147]; GO_process: GO:0006885 - regulation of pH [Evidence IEP] [PMID 8929277]; GO_process: GO:0055085 - transmembrane transport [Evidence IDA] [PMID 8396147]; GO_process: GO:0006810 - transport [Evidence IEA]); translation: MTSSVDSLGRSIIGSSVLVDEEYSQSPSGKNDDGSVEKESKTQSSESQSKPDSDGDYTEEDIDAFITELQSDDEDNSRAFHEEAHSTDSVKSVPEGLLQTDPQTGLTKEEVTKRRKKYGLNKMSEEKVNIYYKFLLFFVGPIQFVMEAAALLAIGLKDWVDFGVICALLLLNAAVGFIQEYQAGSIVEELKKTLALQAVVLREGLLQEVDAAKIVPGEILQIEEGTIISADGRLVTTGCFLQIDQSAITGESLAVEKRCGDTVYASSTVKRGSTFMIVTATGDQTYVGRAATLVNKASAGSGHFTDVLNGIGSALLVLVIVTLLVVWVACFYRSDPIVKILRYTLAITIVGVPVGLPAVVTTTMAVGAAYLAKKRAIVQKLSAIESLAGVEILCSDKTGTLTKNKLSLGTPFTVDGVEPEELMLTACLAASRKKKGLDAIDKAFFKSLREYPRAKSALTKYKVIKFHPFDPVSKKVTAVVESPSGELITCVKGAPLFVLRTVAEDHEISTSIDEAYKSRVEEFASRGFRSLGVARKRGNGYWEILGIVPCSDPPRHDTFKTVQEAKQLGLSIKMLTGDAVGIAKETSRQLGLGTNIYNAERLGLGGGGDMNGSQVYDFVEGADGFAEVFPQHKYNVVEILQQRGHLVAMTGDGVNDAPSLKKADTGIAVEGASDAARSAADIVFLAPGLSAIIDALKTSRQIFHRMYSYIVYRIALSLHLEIFFGLWIAILDQSLQIELVVFIAIFADLATLAIAYDNAPYSQKPVKWNLPKLWGMSILLGIVLAIGTWITLTTMFLPKGGIIQNFGEVDPILFLQISLSENWLIFVTRANGPFWSSLPSWELVAAVFVVDVLATLFCIFGWFVGGQTSIVTVVRVWIFSFGIFCVCGGLFYLMQDSVAFDRLMHGKNPKKKEKRSFEDFIVAMQRVSTQHEKTT